The stretch of DNA AATTTGGGATCCAAAAACATGGTTTCCGGCTCATAGGGCAGGTAACGCGACCCAAGCCATACAGCGCCTGCTACGAGTAGTGCAGCGAGAACTGCTCTTATCCGTTCGGCCGGCTCATCGGCTTTGGCAGTGAGCCATATGGATAATAATGCTGGCAGCACCGCGCCGCCCACATTCACGCTCACTTCAACCGGTGTAGTCATCAGCGGGATATCGATAAAACTACCGATAACGATGCCGGCGATAAATAAAAGAGCTTGTTTGTCAGTCATTCGCATCCGATCCAAAATGCGCTGCGCACAGCCAAAATAGACCAGTACCCCGATTACCAATAGAATAATCATGCCTATTGGCAAACTCATATGTTTCACCTCGTGCCGCTTGGATTAAGATATCTGCTAACCTAGCTTATCCTATTTCCCGGAAAATCATGCAAAAAAGCATGGCTTTTGTCAGCCATGCTTTTTACGTTGCCCATATCTCTTAATGTCAAAGCCACGGCATTCCAGCCATTCGCGGCTAAACCCGGTGACAACAAAAGGCGCGGCAGCGCATTCACCTACCGTCCTGGCTCCAAGTAAGAGCAGCAGCCGTTTCATATCCGTAAGAAAACGTTCGAACCAGGCAACGGTCTGCTCCATTCCTTGCTCGGTAAGCATTTTGATTAAAGGTGAAGCTATGCCAACAGCCGTGCCGCCAATAACCAATCCCTTTACTGCTGCGGCAGGTGTGCGTATCCCACCCGAAACTATAAGGTCTACTCCTTTCGGAAGCACGGACGCCACTTCGATGGCACTTACGGCCGTAGGTATGCCCCAGACCAGAAAGTCATCGGCTAAAGTAGCCGCCGTACGGGCTGCCTCTATGGCTATAAAATTTGTTCCGCCGGCTCCGCCCACGTCAATGGCCCGGACACCGGTAAGTGTCAGCTGGGTCGCCTGTTCCCGGGCAATGCCGCAGCCTACTTCTTTGGCAATTACTGGTACTGTGACAGCCGCAACAATGGCGGCAATGTTTTCCAGATAACCGGTAAAGCGCCGTTCTCCTTCAGCCATAATAATTTCCTGGGCGGCATTGAGGTGGATTTGGATGGCATTGGCCCCAATCATTTCTACTGCCAGCCTGGCCTGCTCAGGCGTGGCATTAGCGCCAAGATTGGCGAAAACAATGCCGTCCGGATTGATTTTGCGTACAATCTTATAAGATTCTTTAACTTCCGGGTATTCAAAGGCAGCGTACTGTGACCCGACAGCCATGGCCGTTCCTGTCCGCCGGGCAAAATCGGCCAAGGCGGCGTTAACGCGCGTCACTTCTTCCGTACCGCCGGTAATAGCATTGACAATGACCGGGTGCCGCAGCGGCAACCCTGCCAGGGAACTGGACAGGTCAATATCCCCCCAGTCCAGTTCAGGCAGACAATTATGAATAAGCTTGATATCTTCAAAGCCTGTGGTTGTCGGTCCGTCGGCAAGGGTCAGAGCGTATCTCAGGTGGTCTAATTTACGAGATTTGCGCATGCAGACCTCTTATCCCTTGCGGCCAAAAAGGTGGCCGAATTTTTCGCCAATTGTCACACCGAGCGTATTCGACTCCTGGCTAAGAAACCGCTGATAATCAGCCCGCTCGGCATCCTGTTGAGCCTGGGCAATGCTCAGAGAAATGCGTTTGTTTTCCTTATCAATGCCCAGAATTTTTACCGTTACCGTCTGACCGACCTCTACGACCTCCTGGGCACTGGCAACCCGACGGTCGGCTAGTTCGGAAAGATGAACAAGCCCTTCAACCCCGGGCTTTACTTCCACAAAGGCGCCAAACTTGGCGAGTTTCGTCACTTTGCCGGCAACCGTCATACCCTCACGCAGTCCTTCCACAACATCATACCAAGGGTCACGCTGCACCCGCTTGAGACTAAGGGAAATGCGTTTGGCTTTAGGGTCGACTTTTTGGACGAAAACTTGAACCTCGTCGCCTATA from Thermosinus carboxydivorans Nor1 encodes:
- the fni gene encoding type 2 isopentenyl-diphosphate Delta-isomerase, coding for MRKSRKLDHLRYALTLADGPTTTGFEDIKLIHNCLPELDWGDIDLSSSLAGLPLRHPVIVNAITGGTEEVTRVNAALADFARRTGTAMAVGSQYAAFEYPEVKESYKIVRKINPDGIVFANLGANATPEQARLAVEMIGANAIQIHLNAAQEIIMAEGERRFTGYLENIAAIVAAVTVPVIAKEVGCGIAREQATQLTLTGVRAIDVGGAGGTNFIAIEAARTAATLADDFLVWGIPTAVSAIEVASVLPKGVDLIVSGGIRTPAAAVKGLVIGGTAVGIASPLIKMLTEQGMEQTVAWFERFLTDMKRLLLLLGARTVGECAAAPFVVTGFSREWLECRGFDIKRYGQRKKHG